A window of Pseudomonas denitrificans (nom. rej.) genomic DNA:
ACCTGCTGGAGCGCCTCGGCGCGCTGGCTTCCCGCGCCGGTGGCGGCAGCCTCACGCCCCACGGTCAGGCCATGGCCGAAGTGCCGGCGCACCCGCGTATTGCCCATCTGCTGCTGCGCGGCCATGCGCTGGGGCTGGGGCAGCTGGCCTGCGATCTGGCCGCCTTGCTCGGCGAGCGCGACATCCTGCGTGGCAGCGACGCCGACCTGCATCACCGCATCGCCTTGCTGGCCGGCGAGCAGAACGGCCCGCGCGCCAGCCGGGGCGCGGTGCAGCGGGTGCGCCAGCTGGCGCGACAGTTCAAGGGCTACTTGCGCGGCCCGGCCCGCGAGCCGGTGGCCGACCCCGATCATCCGCGCTGGTTGGGCGGCCTGCTGGCCTTTGCCTACCCGGACCGCATCGCCCGCCAGCGACGTGCCGGTGGCGGCGAATATCGCCTGGCCAACGGCCGCGCGGCGCTGTTCGGCGAGCCGGATGCGCTGATGAAGGAAGCCTGGCTGGTGGTCGCCGATCTCGGCAGCCGCCAGGGCCAGCGCGAGGAGCGCATCTACCTGGCGGCGGCGCTGGAGCCGGGGCTGTTCGAGTCGATCCTCGCCGAACAGGTCAGTGTCCATGACGAGTTGGAGTGGGACGAGCGAGAAGGCGTGCTGCGCGCTGAGCGCCAGCGCAAGGTCGGTGAGCTGGTGCTGTCCACCGAGGCGCTGCCCAACCTCGACGCCGAGGCGCGCAGCCGCGCGCTACTCGGGCTGGTGCGGCGCAAGGGGCTGGAGCTGCTGCCGTGGACGCCGGAGCTGCGCCAGTGGCAGGCGCGCATCGCCTTGCTGCGCCGGCTCGATCTGGAAGGCAAGGGCGAGAGCGAGTGGCCGGACGTCAGCGACGCCGCGCTGCTGGTTCCGCTGGAAGACTGGCTGCTGCCCTACCTGGGCAAGGTCTCGCGGCTGTCGCACTTCGCCAACCTGGAGCTGAGCGGGATTCTCCACGGGCTGCTGCCCTGGCCGTTGCCGCAGCGGCTGGACGAGCTGGCGCCACGCGCGCTGCAGGTGCCGTCCGGCTCGACTATCCGCCTGGATTACAGCGAGTTTCCCCCGGTGCTCGCCGTGCGCCTGCAGGAGCTGTTCGGCCTGGCCGACACGCCGCGCATTGCAGGAGGGCGGGTGGCGGTGAAGCTACACCTGCTGTCGCCAGCGCAGCGGCCGGTGCAGGTGACCCAGGACCTGGCCAACTTCTGGCGCAGCACCTATGCGGAAGTGAAGAAGGACCTGAAGGGGCGCTATCCGAAGCATTACTGGCCAGATGACCCGCTGATCGCCGAGCCGACGGCGCGGGCCAAGCCGCGCAAGGGGTAGGTTTGGCACAGAGGCGATGTGCTCCCTGCAGGAGCGGGCCATGCCCGCGATCGCGCGCATGGCGCGCTCCTACAGGTCGTCTCCGTCGCTTGAGTACGCTTCTGCGCCATTCCCGCCTTACGGAGTCAGGGCAACTTCATCTCGTAACCCGCCGACTGCAGTTCGTCGTAGGCGTGGTCCAGTTGCGCGCGCAGGCCTTCGGCGTCAGGGGCGTGGCGGGAGACGATGAGCTTGGTCGGCACGCTGTACAGGTTGTCGAAGGCCAGCGGCGCCATGTTCAGCTCGCGGCGCGCCTGTTCAACCGGCGTCTGGTAGTCGATCAGGTAGTCGCCGCGACCGCGCTCGAGCATCTGCAGGGCGGCGGTGTGGGTGCTGGTGCGGTGCACTTCCAGCTGCAGTTTCGGGTCGGCCAGCATCTCGGTGATCGGCCGCCAGTAGCTGTAGCCGCTGATCAGGATCACCCGGCTGGTGGTCAGCCCTTCGGGCAGTTTCGGCGAGGGGCGGGAGGCCAGGCGATACAGGTTCAGCTCGACGTGCCCCAGCACCCGCTCGCACTCCAGTGTGCTGCCCAGCAGTTCCGGCTTGCCCGGCGCGCCGGCCCAGAGCTGCACGCTGCCGTCCTGCAGGCCGAGGTACAGGCGGGCGCTGGGCAAGGGGCGGAAATCGGCGCGATAACCGGCCTTGAGCAGGATGCGCCGGACCATCTCGGCGCCGCTGCCGCGAGTGCTGCCGTCCGGGGCGGTATAGGTGTAGGGCGGGAATTCGTAGTAGCCGACGGTCAATGCCGGCAGCGGATGCGGCAACCGGTCGGCCAGGGTGGGCCTGTCGACGGCGAAAGCGTTGAGGCAGAGCAGGGCGACGATCAGCCCGACGAGACGGCGAAAGTGCATGGATACCCGGGGTGCGTGTTGTCGTTGTTATGCAGTGCCGGCCGAGCATGGGGCCGCCGCGCCTCGCTTGTCCAGCATGGCCCGGCGGCGATGTGGCGCACCCCTCAGTGGGGCAGCAGGAAGCGCGCGGACAGCGGCAGGTGATTGGAGATGCGCAGGGTGTCGTGGCTGCGCACGCCAGCATCGAGGCGGTTCAGGCCGGGGCTGTGGAACAGGTAGTCGAGGGTGCGGTCGGGCTTGTGCACGCGCGGGTCGTTGGGGAAGTGGGTGTACCACTTCTCCTGGTCGGCGCCGCTGGATTCCTCCACCGCCGGGACCACCGGGAAGCGCGCCGCCAGCAGGTTCAGCTCGCTGTTGGCGCGGTAGGGCGCGCGCAGCACTTCCGGCAGATAGGGGTACTGGCCCAGCGGCAGCAGACCGAGGTCACCGCCCAGCAGCCAGGGGCGGCCGGCGGCCTGCAGGGTGTTCAGGTGGGCTTCGACGGCTTCGACCTGGCGCTGCGGGGTGTCGTCGCCATCGGGGCGTTCCAGGCGCGTGTTGATCACGCTGAGCTGGCCGCCGCCGCGGATCGGCAGGTCGCTCTGCAGCATCGCCGGCTGCGGGGCGAACAGGTGCAGCAGCGGGATGGACGAGCGCTGCGGTAAAGCGATGCGCTCGCCGCCGCTGATCTGGAAGCGGCTGAAGGTCACCAGCTTGCGCCCGGCGCTGCCGAATACATGGGGGTTGGGATCGAAGCGCGCCTTCCAGTCGAAGGCAGCGGTGGAGCAGGGGTAGAGATCGGTCAGGCGGTCGCCGATCAGCGCCTGCTGGTCCTGCTTGCCGGTGGCGGCGGCGCCGTCGTCGACTTCCTGCAGCAGGACGATGTCCGGCGCTTCGTCGCGGATCACCCGCACCACTTCGTCGAGGCTGTAGGCGATGTCTTCGGCGCTGGGGCTGTCGTCGGGGCCGGTGGTATCGGGCAGGTCGTCCCAGAAGATGTAGCGCTTGCCGGCCAGGTACTGGACGTTCCAGGTCATCACCTTCAGCGCCTGCCCTGGCTGCAGTTGCGGTGCGGGCGCGCGGCACTGTGCGGCGACGGCCTCGCGCTCGGCGGGGTGCCAGGCCAGCAGCCAGGCGGCAGCGGTGACGGCGAGCAGCAGGGCGATGAACAGCACGAAGAGGAAGCGGCGGCGAAGCGAGAGGCTCATGGGTGACCAGGGGCTATGCTTGTTGGGTCCAGAGGATAGTGGCTGCGACTTTGTATTTCACCTCCGTGTTTGATGTGGGAATTATCCTGAAACCTTGTGAGATGTAGTTCGCAAGACGTCAACATCGCGCCCTGCGGGCTTCGGGAGACTGCCATGCCCCGAACACTTTTCTCCCATTCGCCTTACCGGCGCAAGGTCGTACTGGTCAGTGGCGGCTGTTCCGGCATCGGTCGCGCGCTGGTGCTGCGCTTCGCCCGGGCCGGCGCGCATCCGGTAATCCTCGACCTCGACCAGGCGGCACTGGACAGCCTGGTGCAGCACCTGCGCGAGCACCTGAACGTCGAAGCCCTCGGCCTGCGCTGCGACATCGCCGATGCCGAGGCGGTGGAGCGCGCGGTGGCGCTCGCCGTCGAGCGCTTCGGCGGTATCGACGTGCTGGTGAACAACGCCGGTATCACCCACCGCAGCCTGTTCATCGAGACCGAGCTGGCGGTGTTCCGGCGGGTGATGGCGGTGAACTTCTATGGCGCGCTGCACTGTACCCAGTCTGCGCTGCCCAGCCTGCTGGCGCGGCACGGGCAGATCGTCGTGCTCAGTTCGCTGACCGGCTTCGCCCCGCTGCTCTACCGCAGTGCCTACAACGCCAGCAAGCACGCGCTGCACGGGCTGTTCGACACGCTGCGCATGGAACTGGACGGCACCGGGGTGGCGATCACCCTGGCCTGCCCGGGCTTTACCGCCACCGACCTGCGCAAGAATGCCCTGGTCGGCGACGGCTCAGTGATCCGCCAGCCGGCCGTGGTACTGGGGGCGGAAGTGGCCTCGCCGCGCGATGTGGCCGAGGCGATTTACCAGGGAGCGCTGCGTCGGCGGCGTTTGCTGGTGCTGTCCAACGTCAACTGGCGGGCGCGGCTGCTGGCGCGCTTCTTCCCGCGGCTGTTCGAGAAGCTGCTGGTGCCGAAGATGTCGGGGCTGCGCCCCGGACACTGAACCGGTCCGAGGTAAAACCCGGGACAACTGTAGGAGCGGGCCATGCCCGCGAGCGCGGACAAGGTCCGCGCTGTCAGGAAGTGCGGCGTGAGCCCAACTCACGGATCGCGGGCATGGCCTGCTCCAACAGGTCGAGGTCAGTGGGAGTGGGTATCGAACCCGCCGCCGGCCAGCGCCATGTCCCAGAACGAGGCCTCGATCTTGTGGCCGTCCAGGTCGCGGACGAAGCAGCCGTAGTAAGGGTCGCCATACAGCGGGCGCGGGCCGGGTGCGCCTTCGTCGGTGGCGCCGGCGGCAATCGCGGCGCGGTAGAAGGCGTCCACTTCGTCGCGGGAGTTGGCCATGAAGCCGAAGTGCGTGCCATTGCCGACGCTGGCCGGGTGGCCGTCGATGGGCGTCTGCAGCCAGAACTCGGGGAACACCCGGCCGTAGGCCACGGCGCCGGGGTGCTCCATGATCGGCTGGCAGCCCAGGGTGGGCAGCACGGCGTCGTAGAACGCCTTGGCGCGCGGATAGTCATTGGTGCCGATGGAAATGTGCGAAAGGCAGCTGGGCGGGAAGTCGCTCACGGCGAGTCTCCTTACTCCGGATTTTCGGGGGGTGGGAAGGAGACTCCAGCGTAGAACCCCGGCGTGCGTCGCGCCGGGGGATTTGTTGCGACTTGCTGCCGCTCAGGCGGGCTCGCGGCCGAGCAGGATGAAGATGCGGTAGGCGGCCACCGTCAGCAGCAGCTGGAAGAACCCGCTCAGCGAGTGCAGCGCGACGCTGAGCACCGGCGCGTCCTGGCCGGCCTCGGTGATCCAGCCTTCGGCGATCCATACCGGCGCGAGGATCGCCAGGGAGGTCATCAGCAGCAGGAAGAAGTGCCCGGTGGTCAGGGCGAAGCTTTCGCGCATTGCGTCGATGGGCGCGCGGCCGCGCTGCACCAGGAGGAATTCGGCGAAGGCCAGCTTGATCATCACGAAGATGCCCGGCAGCACCATCAGGTACAGGCCGAGCACGATCAGCAGTGAAGTGATCGCCGAGAGCAGGGCGAAGGCCGGCCACAGCCGCAGCGCCGCGCTCCACAGTTCGCGCACGCTGCGCTGCACGCCTTCGCCGGTGTCGATCATGAAAAGGATCAGGCTGGCGGTGTAGATCGGGTAGAACACCAGGCCCGCGGCCATGCCCCAGGGCGCGAAGTTCTGCGAGCCGGCGGCGACGTTGATCTGCTGCTGGACCAGCGTCTCGATGACAATCCAGGGCAGGCACAGCGGCACCAGGATGCCGAGGTGACGGGAGAAGAAGAACCAGGTGTCGCGGAGGATGGAAAGGGGATTCATCAGTAACCCGATACTGTCCGAGGGCTTCGACTCTAACTTAAGCAAACCCTCAGCTGAAGACGCCAGAATTCTGCGACCGGAACTTGTTTTTTTGCGAGCCGATCCAATGTTGCAGAGGCAATGTTCTGCCGAACCACCCGCTCACTCGAGGCCTGCCATGAATTCCGAAGAGCAATCCCTGATCGATGGTCTGTTCACCCGCCTGCGTGATGCGCAGGCGCAGACCGCGCCACGCGACGCCGACGCCGAGGCCCAGATCAACCGGCACCTGGTGCAACAGCCAGCCGCGCCGTACTACATGGCCCAGGCGATGCTGATCCAGGAAGCGGCGATCAAGCGCCTGGACCAGCGCGTCAAGGAGCTGGAAGCGCAGCAGGCCAGGGCCCAGGAGCAGCGCCCGAGCAGCGGCGGCTTCCTCGCCGGCTTGTTCGGCGGCGGCCAGAGCCCGCAACCGCGCCAGGAACAGGCGCAGCAGCGCCCGGACGGCTGGGGCCAGACACGCTTCTCGCAACCGGCCGGCGGCAATGCGGCTTACGCGAACAACCCCGGCGCCGGCAACCCGAACGACTTCAGGCCAGCCCAGCCCGCGCAAGCGGCGCCCCAGGGTGGCGGCTTCATGCGCGGCGCCTTGCAGACCGCTGCGGGCGTGGCCGGTGGTGTGATGGTGGCGGACCTGCTGACCAGCATGTTCCACCACAACCAGCCGCAGGAAATCGTCGAGGTGATCCAGGAACAGCCGGTGCAGCCGGAGCCGTCCAGCTTCGACGACGGGCGCGGCGATGACTCGTCCCTGGGCGGCGACCGCTACGCCGACAACGGCTTCAACGATGCGAATTACGACGACAGCGGCAGCTTCGGTGACGATTCGAGCTTCTTCGGCGACGACGACGGCGACC
This region includes:
- a CDS encoding DUF2076 domain-containing protein, with the translated sequence MNSEEQSLIDGLFTRLRDAQAQTAPRDADAEAQINRHLVQQPAAPYYMAQAMLIQEAAIKRLDQRVKELEAQQARAQEQRPSSGGFLAGLFGGGQSPQPRQEQAQQRPDGWGQTRFSQPAGGNAAYANNPGAGNPNDFRPAQPAQAAPQGGGFMRGALQTAAGVAGGVMVADLLTSMFHHNQPQEIVEVIQEQPVQPEPSSFDDGRGDDSSLGGDRYADNGFNDANYDDSGSFGDDSSFFGDDDGDLFS
- a CDS encoding VOC family protein encodes the protein MSDFPPSCLSHISIGTNDYPRAKAFYDAVLPTLGCQPIMEHPGAVAYGRVFPEFWLQTPIDGHPASVGNGTHFGFMANSRDEVDAFYRAAIAAGATDEGAPGPRPLYGDPYYGCFVRDLDGHKIEASFWDMALAGGGFDTHSH
- a CDS encoding SDR family oxidoreductase translates to MPRTLFSHSPYRRKVVLVSGGCSGIGRALVLRFARAGAHPVILDLDQAALDSLVQHLREHLNVEALGLRCDIADAEAVERAVALAVERFGGIDVLVNNAGITHRSLFIETELAVFRRVMAVNFYGALHCTQSALPSLLARHGQIVVLSSLTGFAPLLYRSAYNASKHALHGLFDTLRMELDGTGVAITLACPGFTATDLRKNALVGDGSVIRQPAVVLGAEVASPRDVAEAIYQGALRRRRLLVLSNVNWRARLLARFFPRLFEKLLVPKMSGLRPGH
- a CDS encoding endonuclease/exonuclease/phosphatase family protein is translated as MSLSLRRRFLFVLFIALLLAVTAAAWLLAWHPAEREAVAAQCRAPAPQLQPGQALKVMTWNVQYLAGKRYIFWDDLPDTTGPDDSPSAEDIAYSLDEVVRVIRDEAPDIVLLQEVDDGAAATGKQDQQALIGDRLTDLYPCSTAAFDWKARFDPNPHVFGSAGRKLVTFSRFQISGGERIALPQRSSIPLLHLFAPQPAMLQSDLPIRGGGQLSVINTRLERPDGDDTPQRQVEAVEAHLNTLQAAGRPWLLGGDLGLLPLGQYPYLPEVLRAPYRANSELNLLAARFPVVPAVEESSGADQEKWYTHFPNDPRVHKPDRTLDYLFHSPGLNRLDAGVRSHDTLRISNHLPLSARFLLPH
- a CDS encoding YciC family protein — its product is MNPLSILRDTWFFFSRHLGILVPLCLPWIVIETLVQQQINVAAGSQNFAPWGMAAGLVFYPIYTASLILFMIDTGEGVQRSVRELWSAALRLWPAFALLSAITSLLIVLGLYLMVLPGIFVMIKLAFAEFLLVQRGRAPIDAMRESFALTTGHFFLLLMTSLAILAPVWIAEGWITEAGQDAPVLSVALHSLSGFFQLLLTVAAYRIFILLGREPA
- the hrpB gene encoding ATP-dependent helicase HrpB gives rise to the protein MNALPIDSVLPALRQALAGRHEVVLEAPPGAGKTTRVPLALLDEAWLGGQSILMLEPRRLAARAAAERLAAELGEKVGETVGYRIRLDSKVGPRTRIEVVTEGILARRLQDDPALEGVGLVIFDEFHERSLDADLALALTLNGRALLRDEPPLKVLVMSATLEGERLSALLDDAPVVRSEGRMFPVDIRWGRPWQAGEFIEPRVVQTVLQALADEPGSLLVFLPGQAEIRRVAEQLGEALAGRSDVLLCPLHGELDLDAQRAAIEPAPAGKRKVVLATNIAETSLTIDGVRVVVDAGLARVPRFDPGSGMTRLETQRISRASATQRAGRAGRLEPGACYRLWSEAQHDQLPAYGAAEILQADLAGLALQLARWGVAPQELAWLDLPPAAAYAQAQDLLERLGALASRAGGGSLTPHGQAMAEVPAHPRIAHLLLRGHALGLGQLACDLAALLGERDILRGSDADLHHRIALLAGEQNGPRASRGAVQRVRQLARQFKGYLRGPAREPVADPDHPRWLGGLLAFAYPDRIARQRRAGGGEYRLANGRAALFGEPDALMKEAWLVVADLGSRQGQREERIYLAAALEPGLFESILAEQVSVHDELEWDEREGVLRAERQRKVGELVLSTEALPNLDAEARSRALLGLVRRKGLELLPWTPELRQWQARIALLRRLDLEGKGESEWPDVSDAALLVPLEDWLLPYLGKVSRLSHFANLELSGILHGLLPWPLPQRLDELAPRALQVPSGSTIRLDYSEFPPVLAVRLQELFGLADTPRIAGGRVAVKLHLLSPAQRPVQVTQDLANFWRSTYAEVKKDLKGRYPKHYWPDDPLIAEPTARAKPRKG
- a CDS encoding substrate-binding periplasmic protein, with protein sequence MHFRRLVGLIVALLCLNAFAVDRPTLADRLPHPLPALTVGYYEFPPYTYTAPDGSTRGSGAEMVRRILLKAGYRADFRPLPSARLYLGLQDGSVQLWAGAPGKPELLGSTLECERVLGHVELNLYRLASRPSPKLPEGLTTSRVILISGYSYWRPITEMLADPKLQLEVHRTSTHTAALQMLERGRGDYLIDYQTPVEQARRELNMAPLAFDNLYSVPTKLIVSRHAPDAEGLRAQLDHAYDELQSAGYEMKLP